In one window of Leptospira sp. GIMC2001 DNA:
- the rlmN gene encoding 23S rRNA (adenine(2503)-C(2))-methyltransferase RlmN, translating into MKEEIFNPKGKLIPELQEFLVPLGEPKFRATQIFEGIYKHRYRTWDEFTNLPTALREKLKNHTDLEELTVSHHLVSADGTQKFSFALSPGKEIEAVWIPRGDGERKTICISSQVGCTLNCKFCATGKLEFQGNLTTWQILDQVLTVERIVGDRATNIVFMGMGEPLHNYFEVIRAAKILNHENAFHLGAKRITISTAGVVPGIHRFIDNKEPFNFAISLNQPDPNTRSDIMDVNDKHDLSKLVDSAARFVRELDRFITFEYVMIPGVNMSSDHIKLLGKIAKKVDKCKFNVIPLNTSFHGWSRPSDSEVERFVQGLKKESRVPVMNRRSPGKEIGGACGMLALSRDEEIVSIS; encoded by the coding sequence ATGAAAGAAGAAATTTTCAACCCGAAAGGAAAATTGATTCCAGAACTCCAAGAGTTCTTAGTTCCATTGGGTGAGCCAAAATTTCGCGCAACACAGATTTTTGAAGGAATCTATAAACATCGTTATCGGACTTGGGATGAATTTACGAATCTTCCTACCGCACTACGAGAGAAATTAAAGAATCATACAGATTTAGAAGAACTTACTGTATCCCATCATCTTGTTTCTGCTGATGGAACCCAGAAGTTTAGTTTCGCTCTATCTCCCGGAAAAGAAATTGAGGCAGTTTGGATTCCTCGCGGAGATGGGGAACGCAAAACAATCTGCATATCATCTCAAGTTGGTTGCACTCTAAATTGTAAATTCTGTGCAACTGGTAAATTGGAATTTCAAGGCAATCTAACAACATGGCAAATTCTTGACCAAGTTTTAACTGTTGAACGAATTGTCGGAGATAGAGCAACTAACATAGTATTTATGGGAATGGGTGAACCATTGCATAATTACTTCGAAGTAATCCGCGCGGCAAAAATCCTAAATCATGAAAATGCCTTCCATTTAGGTGCAAAACGAATTACAATTTCTACAGCAGGAGTTGTTCCTGGAATACACCGATTTATTGACAATAAAGAACCTTTTAATTTTGCCATATCCTTGAATCAACCTGACCCGAATACCCGCAGTGATATCATGGATGTAAATGACAAGCATGACTTAAGCAAATTGGTAGACTCTGCTGCGAGATTCGTGCGAGAGCTGGATCGGTTTATCACTTTTGAATATGTTATGATTCCAGGTGTCAATATGTCATCCGATCATATTAAGCTTCTTGGCAAAATTGCCAAAAAAGTTGATAAATGCAAATTTAACGTTATTCCGCTGAATACAAGTTTTCATGGATGGTCGCGCCCAAGTGACTCCGAAGTCGAACGTTTTGTCCAGGGACTCAAGAAAGAGTCACGGGTACCTGTTATGAATCGCCGTTCTCCAGGTAAAGAAATCGGGGGAGCTTGTGGGATGCTAGCTCTCAGTCGCGATGAAGAAATAGTTTCCATTTCCTAA
- the sufB gene encoding Fe-S cluster assembly protein SufB: MHTLETQETTESNFYEASNFPKGLSKRVVESISHIKNEPGWLTEFRLKALEIYLSKPMPTWGFIPQANIDLDNYVHYVGSNQKKKKSWDEVDPEILRSFEKLGIPEHERKFLAGIETMNDSETIYANVKKELTDLGIIFCDIDTAIQEYPDIVKKYLGTVVTIGDNKFSALNSAVFSGGSFAYVPKGVKTPMPLQAYFKVTAESSGQYERTLLIADEGAHIEYSEGCTSVQDKGTNFHTAVVELVALDGGRIEYTTIQNWKKNMYNWTVKRGLCHANAHITWTDCNIGANTIKYPGIVLLGDNSTGDVLSLAFAGKGQVQDTGARIIHVGKNTRSNILAKGVSLDGGINSYRGLVKFESSSQGAFSHVKCDGLMMDDRSQSHAYPYNDISGNHGTLNYEATVSKIDEDQLFYLQSRGLSEDDAKLLIINGFCEGVTKHLDVEYSVEMTKLIRMILEDGKVIEEN, from the coding sequence ATGCACACATTAGAAACACAGGAAACCACAGAATCAAACTTTTACGAAGCAAGTAATTTTCCAAAAGGGTTATCTAAGCGTGTTGTAGAATCGATTTCTCATATCAAGAATGAACCAGGTTGGCTTACAGAATTTCGTCTAAAAGCACTAGAAATCTATTTATCCAAACCAATGCCAACTTGGGGTTTTATCCCTCAGGCAAATATCGATCTAGATAATTATGTACATTATGTTGGATCCAATCAGAAAAAAAAGAAATCTTGGGACGAAGTCGATCCTGAGATATTAAGAAGTTTTGAAAAATTGGGAATCCCAGAGCATGAGAGAAAATTTCTCGCAGGAATCGAGACAATGAATGATTCCGAGACAATTTATGCAAATGTCAAAAAGGAATTAACGGATCTAGGAATTATTTTCTGTGACATTGACACAGCGATCCAAGAATATCCAGACATTGTTAAAAAATATTTGGGAACAGTTGTTACGATTGGTGACAATAAATTCTCAGCTCTCAACTCTGCCGTGTTTAGTGGTGGTTCATTCGCCTATGTTCCGAAAGGTGTGAAGACTCCCATGCCTCTTCAAGCCTACTTTAAAGTAACAGCAGAATCATCCGGACAATATGAACGGACATTGCTAATTGCAGATGAAGGCGCACATATTGAATACAGTGAAGGATGCACTTCTGTTCAAGACAAAGGAACGAATTTTCATACAGCCGTAGTCGAGCTTGTTGCACTTGATGGTGGACGAATCGAATATACAACGATTCAAAATTGGAAAAAAAATATGTACAACTGGACCGTGAAACGGGGACTCTGTCATGCAAATGCTCATATAACATGGACAGATTGTAACATCGGCGCCAATACAATCAAATATCCAGGAATTGTTTTATTAGGGGACAACTCAACTGGGGATGTACTCTCATTAGCATTTGCTGGTAAAGGGCAAGTGCAAGATACGGGAGCTCGAATCATTCATGTAGGTAAGAATACAAGATCCAATATACTTGCCAAAGGTGTATCTCTTGATGGAGGAATTAATTCCTATCGAGGCCTAGTCAAATTCGAATCTTCATCTCAAGGTGCCTTCAGTCATGTCAAATGTGATGGCTTGATGATGGATGATAGATCGCAGTCTCATGCTTATCCCTATAATGATATATCTGGTAATCATGGTACTTTGAATTATGAAGCCACAGTTTCGAAGATAGACGAAGACCAATTATTCTATCTTCAGTCTCGAGGATTGTCAGAAGACGATGCAAAATTGCTGATTATCAATGGATTCTGCGAAGGTGTTACAAAACATTTGGATGTTGAATATTCTGTTGAGATGACCAAGCTCATTCGCATGATTCTTGAAGATGGAAAAGTGATCGAAGAGAATTGA
- a CDS encoding Cys-rich protein produces the protein MKSPRFSILLIICLLNIGFLASCKDIIEEQCNGACDYFVRCVEEARNIKLNPNDRSSGKIQCVQGCTMIQGDILRCYEEEPDSCDGFRECILQSGALE, from the coding sequence ATGAAATCTCCAAGATTTTCCATTCTCCTTATTATCTGTTTACTGAATATCGGATTCTTAGCTTCCTGCAAAGATATTATTGAAGAGCAATGCAATGGGGCTTGCGATTATTTTGTTCGCTGCGTAGAAGAGGCGAGAAATATCAAATTAAATCCCAATGATCGAAGTTCGGGTAAGATTCAATGTGTGCAAGGTTGTACAATGATTCAAGGTGATATCTTGAGATGTTACGAGGAAGAGCCAGATTCTTGTGACGGTTTTCGTGAGTGTATTTTACAAAGTGGCGCTTTAGAATGA